A window of the Pongo abelii isolate AG06213 chromosome 10, NHGRI_mPonAbe1-v2.0_pri, whole genome shotgun sequence genome harbors these coding sequences:
- the ACVRL1 gene encoding serine/threonine-protein kinase receptor R3 precursor (The RefSeq protein has 1 substitution compared to this genomic sequence): protein MTLGSPRRGLLMLLMALVTQGDPVKPSRGPLVTCTCESPHCRGPTCRGAWCTVVLVREEGRHPQEHRGCGNLHRELCRGRPTEFVNHYCCDSHLCNHNVSLVLEATQSPSEQPGTDGQLALILGPVLALLALVALGVLGLWHVRRRQEKQRGLHSELGESSLILKASEQGDSMLGDLLDSDCTTGSGSGLPFLVQRTVARQVALVECVGKGRYGEVWRGLWHGESVAVKIFSSRDEQSWFRETEIYNTVLLRHDNILGFIASDMTSRNSSTQLWLITHYHEHGSLYDFLQRQTLEPHLALRLTVSAACGLAHLHVEIFGTQGKPAIAHRDFKSRNVLVKSNLQCCIADLGLAVMHSQGSDYLDIGNNPRVGTKRYMAPEVLDEQIRTDCFESYKWTDIWAFGLVLWEIARRTIVNGIVEDYRPPFYDVVPNDPSFEDMKKVVCVDQQTPTIPNRLAADPVLSGLAQMMRECWYPNPSARLTALRIKKTLQKISNSPEKPKVIQ, encoded by the exons ATGACCTTGGGGTCCCCCAGGAGAGGCCTTCTGATGCTGCTGATGGCCTTGGTGACCCAGG GCGACCCTGTGAAGCCGTCTCGGGGCCCGCTGGTGACCTGCACGTGTGAGAGCCCACATTGCAGGGGGCCTACCTGCCGGGGGGCCTGGTGCACAGTAGTGCTGGTGCGGGAGGAGGGAAGGCACCCCCAGGAACATCGGGGCTGCGGGAACTTGCACAGGGAGCTCTGCAGGGGGCGCCCCACTGAGTTCGTCAACCACTATTGCTGCGACAGCCACCTCTGCAACCACAACGTGTCCCTGGTGCTGGAGG ccacccaAAGTCCTTCAGAGCAACCCGGAACAGATGGCCAGCTGGCCCTGATCCTGGGTCCCGTGCTGGCCTTGCTGGCCCTGGTGGCCCTGGGTGTCCTGGGCCTGTGGCATGTCCGACGGAGGCAGGAGAAGCAGCGTGGCCTGCACAGCGAGCTGGGAGAGTCCAGTCTCATCCTGAAAGCATCTGAGCAGGGTGACAGCATGTTGGGG GACCTCCTGGACAGTGACTGCACCACAGGGAGTGGCTCGGGGCTCCCCTTCCTGGTGCAGAGGACAGTGGCACGGCAGGTTGCCTTGGTGGAGTGTGTGG GAAAAGGCCGCTATGGTGAAGTGTGGCGGGGCTTGTGGCACGGTGAGAGTGTGGCCGTCAAGATCTTCTCCTCGAGGGATGAACAGTCCTGGTTCCGGGAGACTGAGATCTACAACACAGTGTTGCTCAGACACGACAACATCCTAG GCTTCATCGCCTCGGACATGACCTCCCGCAACTCGAGCACGCAGCTGTGGCTCATCACGCACTACCACGAACACGGCTCCCTCTACGACTTTCTGCAGAGACAGACGCTGGAGCCCCATCTGGCTCTGAGGCTAGCTGTGTCCGCAGCTTGCGGCCTGGCGCACCTGCACGTGGAGATCTTCGGTACACAGGGCAAACCAGCCATTGCCCACCGCGACTTCAAGAGCCGCAACGTGCTGGTCAAGAGCAACCTGCAGTGTTGCATCGCCGACCTGG GCCTGGCTGTGATGCACTCACAGGGCAGCGATTACCTGGACATCGGCAACAACCCGAGAGTGGGCACCAAGCGGTACATGGCGCCTGAGGTGCTGGATGAGCAGATTCGCacggactgctttgagtcctacaaGTGGACTGACATCTGGGCCTTTGGCCTGGTGCTGTGGGAGATCGCCCGCCGGACCATCGTGAATG GCATCGTGGAGGACTATAGACCACCCTTCTATGATGTGGTGCCCAATGACCCCAGCTTTGAGGACATGAAgaaggtggtgtgtgtggatcAGCAGACCCCCACCATCCCTAACCGGCTGGCTGCAGACCCg
- the ACVRL1 gene encoding serine/threonine-protein kinase receptor R3 isoform X1, with amino-acid sequence MTLGSPRRGLLMLLMALVTQGDPVKPSRGPLVTCTCESPHCRGPTCRGAWCTVVLVREEGRHPQEHRGCGNLHRELCRGRPTEFVNHYCCDSHLCNHNVSLVLEATQSPSEQPGTDGQLALILGPVLALLALVALGVLGLWHVRRRQEKQRGLHSELGESSLILKASEQGDSMLGDLLDSDCTTGSGSGLPFLVQRTVARQVALVECVGKGRYGEVWRGLWHGESVAVKIFSSRDEQSWFRETEIYNTVLLRHDNILGFIASDMTSRNSSTQLWLITHYHEHGSLYDFLQRQTLEPHLALRLAVSAACGLAHLHVEIFGTQGKPAIAHRDFKSRNVLVKSNLQCCIADLGLAVMHSQGSDYLDIGNNPRVGTKRYMAPEVLDEQIRTDCFESYKWTDIWAFGLVLWEIARRTIVNGIVEDYRPPFYDVVPNDPSFEDMKKVVCVDQQTPTIPNRLAADPVLSGLAQMMRECWYPNPSARLTALRIKKTLQKISNSPEKPKVIQ; translated from the exons ATGACCTTGGGGTCCCCCAGGAGAGGCCTTCTGATGCTGCTGATGGCCTTGGTGACCCAGG GCGACCCTGTGAAGCCGTCTCGGGGCCCGCTGGTGACCTGCACGTGTGAGAGCCCACATTGCAGGGGGCCTACCTGCCGGGGGGCCTGGTGCACAGTAGTGCTGGTGCGGGAGGAGGGAAGGCACCCCCAGGAACATCGGGGCTGCGGGAACTTGCACAGGGAGCTCTGCAGGGGGCGCCCCACTGAGTTCGTCAACCACTATTGCTGCGACAGCCACCTCTGCAACCACAACGTGTCCCTGGTGCTGGAGG ccacccaAAGTCCTTCAGAGCAACCCGGAACAGATGGCCAGCTGGCCCTGATCCTGGGTCCCGTGCTGGCCTTGCTGGCCCTGGTGGCCCTGGGTGTCCTGGGCCTGTGGCATGTCCGACGGAGGCAGGAGAAGCAGCGTGGCCTGCACAGCGAGCTGGGAGAGTCCAGTCTCATCCTGAAAGCATCTGAGCAGGGTGACAGCATGTTGGGG GACCTCCTGGACAGTGACTGCACCACAGGGAGTGGCTCGGGGCTCCCCTTCCTGGTGCAGAGGACAGTGGCACGGCAGGTTGCCTTGGTGGAGTGTGTGG GAAAAGGCCGCTATGGTGAAGTGTGGCGGGGCTTGTGGCACGGTGAGAGTGTGGCCGTCAAGATCTTCTCCTCGAGGGATGAACAGTCCTGGTTCCGGGAGACTGAGATCTACAACACAGTGTTGCTCAGACACGACAACATCCTAG GCTTCATCGCCTCGGACATGACCTCCCGCAACTCGAGCACGCAGCTGTGGCTCATCACGCACTACCACGAACACGGCTCCCTCTACGACTTTCTGCAGAGACAGACGCTGGAGCCCCATCTGGCTCTGAGGCTAGCTGTGTCCGCAGCTTGCGGCCTGGCGCACCTGCACGTGGAGATCTTCGGTACACAGGGCAAACCAGCCATTGCCCACCGCGACTTCAAGAGCCGCAACGTGCTGGTCAAGAGCAACCTGCAGTGTTGCATCGCCGACCTGG GCCTGGCTGTGATGCACTCACAGGGCAGCGATTACCTGGACATCGGCAACAACCCGAGAGTGGGCACCAAGCGGTACATGGCGCCTGAGGTGCTGGATGAGCAGATTCGCacggactgctttgagtcctacaaGTGGACTGACATCTGGGCCTTTGGCCTGGTGCTGTGGGAGATCGCCCGCCGGACCATCGTGAATG GCATCGTGGAGGACTATAGACCACCCTTCTATGATGTGGTGCCCAATGACCCCAGCTTTGAGGACATGAAgaaggtggtgtgtgtggatcAGCAGACCCCCACCATCCCTAACCGGCTGGCTGCAGACCCg